From Plasmodium vivax scf_7167 genomic scaffold, whole genome shotgun sequence:
CATATGAACATCAATAGGTATTGCCTTAATTGCActttcatttattataattaaaggAATTATGAAATAGAAAATGTATTTCACTTCATAAAAGATTCAACTTGACCATTCCTGCAGGTATTTATTAATCattcaaataaatatgtaattaatAACACTCATTTGGCTAATaatagaagaaaatttaCGAAAGTTAATAATACCTGAGGAATAGTTAgattcatttaaaatatgaagtgTTAAATcaaaagttaaaaagaaattgttaTAAATAGGCTCGAAAAtttcttattttcataataagttataattaatataattcacaTTTTATAAGGAAAACTATGATTACTATTTGATCCCTTAAACATCTGATGTGGatcaaaaataagaaaatatttaaaatttttattttttaagtataattAATAGAaccatatattatatttaaaaataaaaaattagcacaataacattttgtgaattgaaattacattttaaataactgTAATgcttttattacattttggTAATGAGGGTCaaaaagtgtttttttattctatattattatagctgcaaaaatttaaatatggattcataattaaaaaatatatcatactATTAGATATCTAtgtaatttgaaaaatgcacatagaaaaatatgtattgTTATATggatgatatttttatttattccacTTAATACAAATTAAAATGGCAACATCAAGCAGTGATATTTGGGTATGTATTCAtgtgtaacaaaaaaatggttaataACACAGTGTACAAACATTTTTGTattgaaatgtaaaaaaaattacatccTCATAATAAATATCTTATCATTAACATAACGCATTactttcttcccatttttagaaAGATATTTTAGTTGGAACATCTTCAAAAAAGATCTATGATGAACTAAATCAggatgtaaataaaaatgattacgATAGGTTTTGCCAAGAGTTCAAAACTGAtgaaaatgcagaaaatgataattttaaattgtgtaaaaaaattgcaagaAATGCAGAGAATTTATCTAAAATGGGTGTTACAGATGCATATAGATATCGTTGTACTCATTACAGACATTGGGTTTATGATGAATTACATAATCTcttaaaagataaaaaaggaagttctGATATACAAGactttattaataaattaatatatgcacaaaaatatattatattatggtATGGAGAATATGGTTGTCactttaattttcattttaaagattTAGAAGAATTGGAAGAGAAACAAGAAGAGAAACGTTTGTAtgattattttcaaaattattcGTCTATTAAAACTTATGATACCTGTAATAGGGTTGAACTAGCAAAATATGAGGTTTACCTTCGTGATATTTCTGCactatatgaaaaatataaaaataaaaaacaatgttGTCAAAATTTATGGTGGAATAATTGCATAAACTATTTTAATTGTCATGATGATTATAACcctaaaaaattattaaattctttAACAAAACGTGGTACTCAAAGCTGtgataacataaaaaaagatgatAAATCATTGAACCCTCCTGAACAAAAGAATTCTCAAAATTCCGAAGataatattatgaataaatttcattatgctaggtgtaaaaatataactaagGATATGATGACATGTAATATACTTccaataaattttaaatctcccaaaaatatttataaaccTTTCCA
This genomic window contains:
- a CDS encoding variable surface protein Vir12-related (encoded by transcript PVX_112720A) encodes the protein MHIEKYKDILVGTSSKKIYDELNQDVNKNDYDRFCQEFKTDENAENDNFKLCKKIARNAENLSKMGVTDAYRYRCTHYRHWVYDELHNLLKDKKGSSDIQDFINKLIYAQKYIILWYGEYGCHFNFHFKDLEELEEKQEEKRLYDYFQNYSSIKTYDTCNRVELAKYEVYLRDISALYEKYKNKKQCCQNLWWNNCINYFNCHDDYNPKKLLNSLTKRGTQSCDNIKKDDKSLNPPEQKNSQNSEDNIMNKFHYARCKNITKDMMTCNILPINFKSPKNIYKPFQIANCEDKTCTSIPDIHLQPDKLPEFIAPVTDSKEKPIPKFPSKDYTISQSNGDTIIVPKENKYRYVFTFNRPIEEKDASPLEENTKPSIKWMFGKGELNCTDDDASKDKYELCKYVKNLKESQRKLKEQYKGSHELADIMSKFSNTIPQVNGDGSIIHSNPDENTDSEGIIFPDSDDYNIDMSEDENNIFYNILVRIGLVAFLTLGSIFLFFAYYKVNED